One part of the Enterococcus sp. DIV1094 genome encodes these proteins:
- a CDS encoding 5'-methylthioadenosine/adenosylhomocysteine nucleosidase: MKIGIIGAMEEEVKILREQLGEPLSWERAGALFISGSLGNHEVIVVRSGIGKVLASITTSLLIQQYGVNMVINTGSAGGIGEGLRVGDVVISDKVAYFDADVTGFGYKPGQLPGMPLYYEASTYLRSEMKRAAEATNLNAKEGLIVTGDTFVDSPTKVQEILGNFPEALACEMEGAAVGQTAQQFNIPFLIVRAMSDTADHSATQSFDEFIEEAGKRSAEMVIEFVKHLV; this comes from the coding sequence ATGAAAATTGGAATCATTGGCGCTATGGAAGAAGAAGTAAAAATTTTAAGAGAGCAATTAGGCGAACCGTTATCATGGGAAAGAGCGGGGGCTTTGTTTATTTCAGGCTCTTTAGGAAATCATGAAGTCATCGTTGTACGTTCAGGCATCGGAAAAGTCTTGGCATCGATCACAACAAGCTTGCTGATCCAACAATATGGTGTCAACATGGTCATCAATACAGGATCAGCTGGCGGTATTGGTGAAGGGCTACGTGTAGGGGATGTCGTGATTTCTGACAAAGTTGCCTATTTTGACGCAGACGTGACAGGTTTTGGCTATAAACCAGGACAATTACCAGGGATGCCTCTTTACTATGAAGCAAGTACGTATTTACGTTCAGAAATGAAAAGAGCCGCAGAAGCAACCAACTTAAATGCCAAAGAAGGCTTGATCGTTACAGGGGATACATTTGTTGATTCTCCAACAAAAGTCCAAGAGATCTTAGGGAATTTCCCTGAAGCACTTGCTTGTGAAATGGAAGGAGCTGCGGTTGGTCAAACAGCGCAACAATTCAACATTCCTTTCTTGATCGTGCGAGCAATGAGTGATACAGCAGACCATTCAGCAACACAAAGCTTTGACGAATTCATTGAAGAAGCAGGAAAACGTTCAGCTGAAATGGTGATTGAGTTTGTCAAACATCTTGTATAA
- a CDS encoding M13 family metallopeptidase — protein sequence MNQERLKQDFFEAVNEEWLKTATIPADKPATGGFQDLVDGIDQLMMQETDKMLADPSSVTSDKMRQFLAYYQLANDYAYRDQLGATPLQPILERIEKLTSFDELNQQFPDWTLDSLPLPVVLDVDADMKNAQVNAFFASPPSLFLPDKTYYEAEHPNGAQLLSVFFDMMVQLLEMTGKERSQAEAIVEQAIQFDKLIAPHVKSAEENADYSQMYNPRAFTEFTAYTDALDLTALSTGLIGTHPDQVIVTDPVYFEHLAELLTTPHFRLLKSWMIVKTVRSLSSYLSEEFRQVSGIFSRTLSGTDEAMPQKKAAYYLASGQFDHVLGDYYGNKYFGEAAKKDVEQMVKKMINVYQKRLETNEWLSDATREKAIVKLNKLGIQVGYPDKIPALFDAFQTVPADEGGTLLSNALNFSHLTLKDRFSKWNKPVDRSEWEMSADTVNAYYHPFRNVIVFPAAILQAPFYSLEQSSSANFGGIGAVIAHEISHAFDNNGAKFDEFGNLNNWWTEEDFSHFQEKAQAMIEQFDGVPFADGTVNGKLTVSENIADAGGLSCALEAARTEDDYSAADFFMNWATIWRTKAKKEYQQLLLQIDVHAPAKLRANIQPQNLEEFYEAFEITEEDPMYLAPEKRVHIW from the coding sequence ATGAACCAAGAACGTTTGAAACAAGATTTTTTTGAAGCAGTAAATGAAGAATGGTTAAAAACAGCAACAATTCCTGCCGATAAACCAGCGACTGGCGGGTTTCAGGATTTAGTTGATGGCATTGATCAACTAATGATGCAAGAGACAGATAAGATGTTAGCTGATCCGTCATCTGTTACGTCTGACAAGATGCGTCAATTCCTTGCGTATTACCAATTGGCAAATGATTATGCCTATAGAGATCAATTAGGTGCGACACCTTTACAACCAATCCTTGAACGGATCGAAAAACTTACTTCTTTTGATGAACTAAATCAGCAATTTCCAGACTGGACATTGGATAGCTTACCGCTACCTGTTGTTTTAGATGTGGATGCAGATATGAAAAATGCACAAGTCAATGCCTTTTTCGCCTCACCACCGTCTTTATTTTTACCAGATAAAACTTATTACGAAGCAGAACATCCAAATGGTGCTCAGTTATTGTCCGTCTTTTTTGATATGATGGTCCAACTTCTAGAAATGACAGGCAAAGAAAGAAGTCAGGCTGAAGCAATCGTTGAACAAGCGATCCAATTTGATAAATTGATTGCGCCTCATGTCAAAAGCGCAGAAGAAAATGCGGACTACAGCCAAATGTATAATCCAAGAGCCTTTACTGAATTTACGGCATATACAGATGCACTTGACTTAACTGCCTTGAGTACTGGCTTGATTGGCACACACCCAGATCAAGTGATCGTTACAGATCCTGTCTACTTTGAACATTTAGCTGAACTGTTGACAACGCCTCATTTTCGACTACTTAAAAGCTGGATGATCGTAAAAACTGTGCGTTCATTAAGCAGTTACTTGTCTGAAGAGTTCCGTCAAGTCAGTGGGATCTTCTCTCGAACTTTATCGGGAACTGATGAAGCAATGCCGCAAAAGAAAGCAGCATATTACCTTGCTTCAGGGCAATTTGATCATGTACTTGGAGATTACTATGGCAACAAATACTTTGGTGAAGCGGCGAAAAAAGATGTCGAGCAAATGGTCAAAAAAATGATCAACGTTTATCAAAAACGACTTGAAACAAATGAATGGTTAAGTGATGCGACACGAGAAAAAGCAATCGTCAAATTGAACAAATTAGGCATCCAAGTCGGTTATCCTGACAAAATCCCTGCTTTGTTCGATGCATTCCAAACAGTTCCCGCAGATGAAGGTGGAACCCTTCTTTCAAATGCATTGAACTTTAGTCATCTGACGTTAAAGGATCGTTTCAGTAAATGGAACAAACCTGTCGATCGTAGTGAGTGGGAAATGAGTGCAGACACAGTCAATGCGTACTATCACCCATTCCGCAACGTCATCGTTTTCCCAGCTGCGATTTTACAAGCGCCATTTTATAGTTTGGAACAATCTAGTTCAGCAAACTTCGGCGGAATCGGTGCAGTTATTGCGCATGAGATCTCTCATGCTTTTGACAACAACGGCGCAAAATTTGATGAATTCGGTAATTTGAATAACTGGTGGACAGAAGAAGACTTTTCTCATTTCCAAGAAAAAGCACAAGCTATGATCGAACAGTTTGATGGTGTACCTTTTGCAGATGGCACAGTCAATGGCAAACTGACTGTTTCTGAGAACATTGCCGATGCTGGTGGGCTAAGTTGCGCACTAGAAGCCGCAAGGACAGAAGACGATTACTCAGCAGCCGATTTCTTCATGAATTGGGCAACGATCTGGCGCACAAAAGCGAAAAAAGAATACCAACAATTACTTTTACAAATCGATGTTCATGCACCTGCAAAACTACGTGCAAATATCCAACCTCAGAACTTAGAAGAGTTTTATGAGGCATTCGAGATCACTGAAGAAGATCCGATGTATCTAGCACCTGAAAAACGTGTGCATATTTGGTAA
- a CDS encoding MFS transporter: MEKHWKKNINLFLIGQFLSGITSMVVQYAIIWYLTQETGSATILSFATLLGMLPMVLLSPFVGPLIDRWDKKKLLIYTDIIVAIFALILSIVGTVMSTFPLWLVFVSLFIRSVAQTFQMPTIQSILPTMVPETELTRINGRLGMVQSANYIIAPGLGAFLFAAVPMNGLILLDVLGAILGVGLLIFVMIPKIDRQGEKVHLLADTKFGVKKLYEKRGLWHIMINGAVFMLLFMPAASLYPLMTMGYFNGTVGQAGLIEVIYAVGMLVGGAIIGFSGHFKNRMLLVIISYIVLGVSVGASGLLPATSQGFIYFVILNAIAGLATPYYNTLVMAMIQQSFEPSILGRVLGVFNSLMSLPGPVGLIFAGPLADALGVEKLFVIAGIGTLLCAVALYMVPSARNYDIELQSKHS, from the coding sequence ATGGAAAAACATTGGAAAAAGAATATCAACCTATTTCTTATAGGTCAATTTTTATCAGGGATCACAAGTATGGTCGTGCAGTATGCCATCATTTGGTATTTAACACAAGAAACAGGATCGGCGACTATTTTAAGTTTTGCCACATTATTAGGGATGCTTCCGATGGTTCTTTTAAGTCCGTTTGTTGGACCGCTGATTGATCGTTGGGATAAGAAAAAGTTATTGATTTACACGGATATCATTGTTGCAATCTTTGCTCTTATTTTATCCATTGTAGGAACAGTGATGTCGACCTTTCCGTTATGGTTAGTCTTTGTCTCTCTATTTATTCGTTCAGTCGCACAGACCTTTCAAATGCCAACGATCCAATCGATCTTACCAACGATGGTTCCTGAAACGGAATTGACAAGGATCAATGGACGGTTGGGAATGGTCCAATCAGCGAATTATATCATTGCTCCTGGATTAGGTGCTTTTTTATTTGCTGCGGTGCCAATGAATGGTTTGATCCTTTTAGATGTGTTAGGAGCCATTCTTGGTGTCGGTCTGTTGATATTTGTTATGATCCCTAAGATTGACAGACAAGGGGAAAAGGTTCATTTATTAGCGGATACTAAATTTGGAGTTAAAAAGCTGTACGAGAAACGGGGATTATGGCATATCATGATCAATGGCGCAGTTTTCATGCTGTTATTCATGCCAGCTGCAAGCTTATACCCTTTAATGACTATGGGCTATTTCAATGGCACCGTCGGACAAGCTGGTTTGATCGAAGTGATATACGCTGTTGGAATGTTAGTAGGGGGAGCGATCATTGGGTTTTCTGGACACTTTAAGAATCGCATGTTATTAGTGATCATCTCTTACATCGTCTTAGGTGTATCAGTTGGAGCGAGTGGTTTATTGCCAGCGACCTCACAAGGATTTATTTATTTTGTCATTCTCAATGCGATTGCCGGTTTGGCCACACCTTACTACAATACATTAGTGATGGCGATGATCCAGCAAAGTTTTGAGCCAAGTATTTTAGGAAGAGTATTGGGCGTGTTCAATTCTCTGATGTCTCTACCCGGTCCAGTTGGTTTGATCTTTGCCGGCCCATTAGCAGATGCCCTTGGCGTAGAAAAACTATTTGTGATTGCTGGAATCGGTACATTACTATGTGCGGTTGCGCTGTACATGGTTCCTTCAGCAAGAAACTACGATATAGAATTACAAAGTAAACATAGCTAA
- a CDS encoding 5-bromo-4-chloroindolyl phosphate hydrolysis family protein has translation MIKKNWKWILGLLLVILFFSYNDVSITSMILLIGAVLVIWGLFGFRSKPKDKTALPDLSDKLASHYSENGMTPSEISYFRETMNQTKNEIEQLEKNMHETAKLKAIDLRHEPVKAAKGLFKELVKEPTRLHDASQFLYTHLPNLVDLTNKYIEINAHEIKNKQTYQKLEESNQIIDQLALLVAKDYQDFVSEDLEDIDVEISVAKQSLKRDNKEEQEE, from the coding sequence ATGATCAAAAAAAATTGGAAATGGATCTTAGGTTTACTCTTAGTGATACTGTTCTTTAGTTATAATGATGTATCGATCACATCAATGATCTTGCTGATTGGCGCTGTTTTGGTGATTTGGGGACTTTTCGGTTTTCGTAGCAAACCTAAAGATAAAACCGCATTACCCGATCTTTCAGACAAATTAGCATCCCATTATAGCGAAAATGGTATGACACCTAGCGAAATCTCTTATTTTAGAGAAACGATGAATCAAACAAAAAATGAAATTGAACAGCTAGAAAAAAATATGCACGAAACAGCGAAGTTAAAAGCAATCGATCTTCGTCACGAACCTGTAAAAGCAGCAAAAGGGTTGTTCAAAGAACTTGTAAAAGAACCTACTCGCCTGCACGATGCGAGTCAATTTCTTTACACCCACTTGCCAAATTTAGTGGATTTGACAAATAAATACATCGAGATCAATGCACACGAGATCAAGAATAAACAGACTTACCAGAAATTGGAAGAAAGCAATCAGATCATTGATCAACTCGCTTTATTAGTTGCTAAAGACTATCAAGATTTCGTATCCGAAGATCTGGAAGATATCGATGTAGAGATATCTGTTGCGAAACAAAGCTTAAAGCGTGATAATAAAGAAGAACAAGAAGAATAA
- a CDS encoding ribose-phosphate diphosphokinase: protein MSKKYQDDTLKIFSLNGNQPLAEKIAKVFGTELGKCVVKQFSDGEISINIEESIRGDHVYIVQSTNEPVNDYYMELLIMIDAMKRASAKTINVVLPYYGYARQDRTAKPHEPITAKLIANMLEEAGATRVLTLDLHTVQVQGFFDIPVDNLFTMPLFAHYYRELGLVGDDIVVVSPKNSGVQRARSLSEYLNSTLAIVDHADEEVEGTAESYVIGNVQGKTCILVDDILNTGLTFARAAKVLKENGAKDIYVCASHGLLSDPAKQILDEAPIKDICITDSVYTTEERHPENLTIVTCSNLMGEAVKRIHENTPMSPLFRLEEKSFR, encoded by the coding sequence ATGAGTAAAAAGTATCAGGACGACACGTTGAAAATCTTTAGTTTGAATGGGAATCAACCGTTAGCAGAAAAAATCGCCAAAGTATTTGGAACAGAGTTAGGGAAATGTGTAGTCAAACAATTCAGCGATGGAGAAATTTCGATCAACATCGAAGAAAGTATCCGTGGCGACCATGTCTACATCGTTCAGTCCACGAATGAGCCAGTCAATGATTACTACATGGAATTATTGATCATGATCGATGCGATGAAACGTGCAAGTGCCAAAACGATCAATGTGGTGTTGCCGTATTATGGCTATGCGAGACAAGACCGTACAGCGAAACCTCATGAACCAATTACAGCAAAACTGATTGCGAATATGCTTGAAGAAGCAGGAGCGACACGTGTATTGACGTTAGATCTGCATACAGTTCAAGTGCAAGGATTCTTTGATATTCCTGTAGATAACTTATTTACAATGCCATTGTTTGCTCATTATTATCGTGAGCTTGGATTAGTTGGCGATGACATTGTCGTTGTGTCACCAAAGAATAGCGGTGTCCAACGTGCACGCAGCTTGTCAGAGTACCTAAATAGTACGTTAGCGATCGTTGATCATGCAGACGAAGAAGTTGAAGGAACAGCAGAAAGCTATGTCATCGGGAATGTTCAAGGGAAAACGTGCATACTGGTTGATGATATTTTAAATACTGGTTTGACGTTCGCTCGAGCAGCCAAAGTCCTGAAAGAAAATGGCGCAAAAGATATCTACGTTTGTGCTTCACACGGCTTGTTGTCAGATCCTGCGAAACAAATCTTGGACGAAGCACCGATCAAAGACATTTGTATTACTGATTCTGTCTATACAACAGAAGAACGTCATCCTGAAAACTTGACGATCGTGACTTGTTCAAACTTGATGGGAGAAGCGGTGAAACGTATCCACGAAAATACACCGATGAGCCCATTGTTCCGTTTGGAAGAGAAGAGCTTTAGATAA
- the macP gene encoding cell wall synthase accessory phosphoprotein MacP yields MVKGPLVTRSEIRKRQQEQAQESLKKQRKAEATYKQEEKKIASFYRKEQKKNKPITKTRAGEREKTRKWNAILMKGLVIVILLLAIVFLAVAFL; encoded by the coding sequence ATGGTCAAAGGACCGCTAGTCACACGTAGTGAAATCCGCAAGCGACAGCAAGAACAAGCACAAGAATCATTGAAAAAACAAAGAAAAGCGGAAGCCACGTACAAACAAGAAGAAAAAAAGATCGCGAGCTTTTATCGCAAAGAACAAAAGAAAAACAAGCCGATCACAAAAACAAGAGCCGGCGAACGAGAAAAAACACGCAAATGGAATGCTATTTTAATGAAAGGCTTGGTTATCGTCATTTTATTGTTAGCCATCGTTTTTCTAGCAGTCGCATTTTTATAG
- a CDS encoding cysteine desulfurase family protein yields MGNIYLDHAATTPMHPLVIKEMMDIMEGTFGNPSSIHGFGRMAHEKLENARQIVADSLQVRPHEIIFNSGGTEGDNTAILETAFSRQNEGKHLITTVIEHPAVLNTMKYLEKKGFEVTYLPVDQKGNISIDDFRSALKEETILVSIMYGNNEIGNLLPIKEIGEILREHPAYFHTDAVQAYGNQTIHPQELGVDLLSISGHKINGPKGIGFLYKRDGVNIPPLLLGGEQEEKRRAGTENLAGICGLAKAVEILTLEEREARNKKYVGFQQLILDKLAENGIEYAINGDLSNKLPHVLNLRIPGIVNDLLLMKLDLQGFAISIGSACTAGNIEPSHVLEAMYGKGTPFLKESIRISFGYGNIEEEVQRFADSLVKAI; encoded by the coding sequence TTGGGCAATATTTATTTAGATCATGCAGCGACGACGCCGATGCATCCGTTAGTAATCAAAGAAATGATGGATATCATGGAAGGGACATTTGGCAATCCTTCGAGCATTCATGGATTTGGTCGGATGGCTCATGAAAAATTAGAAAATGCCAGACAAATTGTGGCAGATAGTTTACAAGTCCGCCCGCATGAGATCATTTTTAACAGTGGCGGAACTGAAGGCGATAATACCGCAATTCTTGAAACAGCATTTTCACGCCAAAATGAAGGGAAACATCTGATTACTACAGTTATAGAGCATCCAGCTGTCTTGAATACGATGAAGTATCTAGAAAAAAAGGGGTTTGAGGTTACATATCTACCAGTTGACCAAAAAGGGAATATCTCCATCGATGATTTTCGTTCTGCATTAAAAGAAGAAACCATTTTAGTATCGATCATGTACGGAAATAATGAAATCGGCAATTTATTACCAATCAAAGAAATCGGTGAAATCTTGCGAGAACATCCAGCCTATTTTCATACGGATGCTGTTCAGGCTTATGGCAATCAAACCATTCATCCTCAAGAATTAGGGGTCGATCTTTTGAGCATATCAGGGCATAAGATCAATGGGCCTAAAGGAATCGGCTTTTTATATAAAAGAGATGGCGTAAACATCCCACCTTTGCTTTTAGGTGGCGAACAAGAAGAAAAACGTCGTGCTGGTACAGAAAACTTGGCAGGTATCTGCGGACTAGCCAAAGCTGTCGAGATATTGACCCTTGAAGAAAGAGAAGCACGTAATAAAAAGTACGTTGGCTTCCAGCAATTGATTTTAGATAAATTAGCAGAAAATGGCATTGAATATGCAATCAATGGTGATTTATCGAATAAATTACCGCATGTCCTGAATTTACGTATTCCGGGCATTGTCAATGACCTCTTATTGATGAAATTAGATCTGCAAGGCTTTGCGATCTCGATCGGTTCGGCATGTACTGCTGGAAATATCGAGCCTTCTCATGTGCTAGAAGCGATGTATGGAAAAGGAACACCTTTCTTGAAAGAATCGATCCGTATCAGTTTTGGTTATGGCAACATAGAAGAAGAAGTCCAACGATTTGCGGATAGCCTAGTAAAGGCGATCTAA
- a CDS encoding RNA-guided endonuclease InsQ/TnpB family protein yields the protein MNYPAGKWAKHYEGSLQTFKKQETKKGSKLVQKVIRAKKIRLRPTKEQEEQLWQSAGTARWVFNWVLHMWEMNHRFGGKFITNNELRKHITQIKKRPKYAWLNRVSNNVAKQAVKDACDAYKKWFDGCSGKSRVKAEKPRFKSRKKTKPAFYNDNVKLKVKAKSVLLEKIGWIKTSEQVPMKTKYLNPRISFDGKYWYLSVGIEKECHKQELTTEVLGIDLGIKNLAVVSNGKVYKNINQTNKVRKIEKRLRRLQRNVSRKYEMNKEGNRFVKTCNIYKLEKNIRHIHRKLANIRQNHIHQTTTEIVKTKPSKIVVETLNVKGMMKNKHLAKSVAQQKFYEFKRQLQYKCEEYGIEFVEADRFYPSSKLCYECGHRKVNLKLSERIYHCEKCGYTTDRDHNASLNLANYSA from the coding sequence ATGAACTATCCAGCCGGAAAATGGGCAAAACATTACGAAGGAAGTCTACAAACTTTTAAGAAACAGGAGACAAAAAAGGGATCAAAACTAGTACAAAAAGTCATACGAGCCAAGAAGATAAGACTACGGCCGACGAAAGAACAAGAAGAACAACTTTGGCAATCAGCTGGAACGGCTCGCTGGGTGTTTAACTGGGTATTGCACATGTGGGAAATGAATCATCGATTTGGTGGGAAATTTATCACCAACAATGAGTTGCGAAAGCATATTACTCAAATAAAAAAACGTCCAAAGTATGCTTGGTTGAACCGAGTGTCAAATAATGTTGCAAAGCAGGCAGTTAAAGATGCTTGTGATGCATATAAAAAATGGTTTGATGGCTGTAGCGGAAAAAGTCGAGTGAAAGCAGAGAAGCCACGTTTTAAGTCCAGAAAGAAGACAAAACCTGCTTTTTATAATGACAATGTCAAATTAAAAGTAAAAGCGAAATCCGTTCTACTTGAAAAAATTGGTTGGATAAAAACTAGTGAACAAGTGCCAATGAAGACGAAATATCTCAATCCACGAATCTCTTTCGATGGCAAGTATTGGTATCTTTCTGTTGGCATTGAAAAAGAATGTCACAAACAAGAATTAACCACTGAAGTGTTGGGTATTGATTTAGGTATCAAAAATTTAGCCGTTGTTTCAAATGGCAAAGTTTATAAAAATATCAACCAGACAAACAAAGTAAGAAAAATCGAGAAACGATTACGTCGGTTACAACGTAACGTCTCTCGAAAATACGAGATGAACAAGGAGGGAAACCGATTTGTCAAAACATGTAACATCTATAAATTAGAAAAGAACATTCGGCACATACATCGAAAATTAGCAAATATTCGTCAGAACCACATCCATCAAACAACGACTGAGATCGTGAAAACCAAACCATCGAAAATCGTTGTTGAAACATTGAATGTAAAGGGCATGATGAAGAACAAGCACTTAGCTAAATCAGTCGCACAACAAAAATTTTATGAGTTCAAACGTCAACTTCAATACAAATGTGAAGAGTACGGCATTGAATTCGTCGAAGCAGATCGATTCTATCCAAGTTCTAAATTGTGTTACGAATGCGGGCATAGGAAAGTGAACTTAAAACTGAGTGAACGTATTTACCATTGTGAGAAATGCGGTTATACAACAGATAGGGATCATAATGCCAGTCTGAATTTAGCTAATTACAGTGCTTGA
- a CDS encoding dihydrolipoamide dehydrogenase, with protein MATVIVLKNASGKWQEVTLDGKTERIREFRLLKRRRENEHYLAVIFENESYLIVDRQGQSIEVITAVDGYSKSIATSITWQETSIDAATSDDEMIDTFLTKWAQQQSTTHLVDCWVGLPEQRFLTYKKWRTPSGYLCGTYAAAVLLAYYQDYCVSDLIPSDIRQKDSRDAKELIQKLRHTIQPLGFPTIPIQVSSGISAFFKTQQEPIYARSTVVGSWQRATKRIRQGKPVMIGILKLLGSTYGNHWVTAYAYYESASGERYYKVHDNWGNTNKVIPAKWANGTVSLP; from the coding sequence TTGGCAACGGTGATCGTTCTGAAAAATGCAAGTGGGAAATGGCAAGAAGTCACGCTCGACGGAAAAACAGAGCGAATCAGAGAGTTTCGTCTGCTAAAAAGAAGACGGGAGAACGAACACTATTTAGCAGTGATTTTTGAAAATGAAAGCTATTTGATCGTTGATCGTCAAGGTCAGTCTATCGAAGTTATTACGGCGGTGGATGGCTATTCAAAAAGTATCGCAACATCCATTACTTGGCAAGAAACAAGTATAGATGCAGCAACTAGTGACGATGAAATGATCGACACGTTTCTAACAAAGTGGGCGCAACAACAGTCAACCACACATTTAGTGGATTGTTGGGTAGGCTTGCCTGAGCAACGTTTCTTGACTTATAAAAAGTGGCGAACGCCATCTGGTTATCTTTGTGGTACTTATGCGGCAGCAGTGCTGCTTGCCTACTATCAAGATTATTGTGTGTCGGATCTGATTCCATCAGATATTCGCCAAAAAGATTCTCGCGATGCAAAAGAATTGATCCAAAAGCTACGTCACACGATCCAACCTTTAGGCTTTCCCACCATACCGATTCAAGTAAGCTCAGGGATATCCGCCTTTTTTAAAACACAACAAGAACCCATTTACGCCAGAAGTACAGTAGTGGGGTCTTGGCAACGAGCAACAAAGAGAATTCGCCAAGGAAAACCGGTAATGATCGGCATTTTAAAACTACTAGGCAGTACTTACGGTAATCATTGGGTCACAGCTTATGCTTACTATGAATCAGCTTCTGGTGAACGTTATTATAAAGTCCATGATAATTGGGGAAACACGAATAAAGTCATTCCTGCTAAGTGGGCGAATGGCACAGTCTCACTTCCTTGA
- a CDS encoding NUDIX hydrolase, whose protein sequence is MLEYEQFEEKTIQRKEIYHGAIIDVAVDDVRLPDGNVGKRELVFHPGGVGIIAFDEQERLLLVKQFRKPLEKVILEIPAGKIDPGEKQAPEITAARELEEETGYRAERLEHLTSMYLSPGFANELLHIYHALNIKKVEQPLAQDEDEVLELYALTLPEAKQAMADQVICDAKTIYAIQYWESMNKGK, encoded by the coding sequence ATGCTTGAATACGAACAGTTTGAAGAAAAAACGATCCAACGAAAAGAAATCTATCATGGCGCGATCATTGATGTAGCTGTCGATGATGTTCGTTTACCAGATGGCAATGTCGGAAAACGTGAGCTGGTCTTTCACCCGGGTGGTGTGGGGATCATTGCTTTTGATGAACAGGAACGTCTATTATTAGTCAAACAATTCCGTAAACCTTTAGAAAAAGTGATTCTGGAAATACCCGCAGGTAAAATCGATCCAGGAGAGAAACAAGCGCCTGAGATCACTGCGGCCAGAGAACTAGAAGAAGAAACGGGCTACCGCGCAGAGCGATTGGAACATTTGACTTCCATGTATTTGTCACCAGGATTTGCAAATGAACTTTTGCATATCTATCATGCATTAAATATCAAAAAAGTAGAACAGCCTCTAGCACAAGACGAGGACGAGGTATTGGAGCTTTATGCGCTGACTTTACCAGAAGCAAAACAAGCGATGGCAGATCAAGTCATTTGCGATGCCAAAACGATTTATGCGATTCAATACTGGGAATCAATGAACAAAGGAAAGTAG
- a CDS encoding DUF1831 domain-containing protein, protein MAFEQTASVLGSPVTYRLHPDAKRYTLRDNGFTETNGGNYQLIRPLDATPQSKEGFKLKITVAKDIKSLKMSITTANGLRAVDIFKDPKQKMSQDKFYFLMDSMISRGLFEKVEG, encoded by the coding sequence ATGGCATTTGAACAAACAGCGTCCGTACTCGGTTCTCCGGTCACTTACCGTTTACATCCTGATGCAAAAAGATACACATTACGTGATAATGGTTTTACAGAAACGAACGGCGGCAACTATCAATTGATTCGTCCGCTTGATGCAACCCCACAAAGCAAAGAAGGCTTTAAATTAAAAATCACAGTTGCTAAAGACATCAAGTCATTGAAGATGTCGATCACGACAGCCAATGGGTTGCGTGCAGTCGATATTTTTAAAGATCCAAAGCAAAAAATGAGTCAAGATAAGTTTTATTTCTTGATGGATAGCATGATCAGTCGTGGACTATTTGAAAAAGTTGAAGGCTAA
- a CDS encoding cysteine hydrolase family protein has translation MKALISIDYTYDFVADDGKLTTGEAGQAIETALTDHTKSFIEANDYVVFAIDAHDPTDDFHPENNLFPPHNVIGTNGRDLYGSLQEIYKEHQTQANVYWIDKRHYSAFSGTDLDIRLRERGITELYLTGVCTDICVLHTAVDAYNLGYQLFIYEDAVASFDPIGHDWALKHFQTALGAEIIKG, from the coding sequence ATGAAAGCATTGATTTCGATTGATTACACCTATGATTTTGTTGCAGATGACGGGAAATTGACTACTGGAGAAGCCGGGCAAGCGATTGAAACAGCATTGACAGACCACACAAAATCTTTCATTGAAGCAAATGACTATGTCGTCTTTGCTATTGATGCCCATGACCCAACGGATGACTTTCATCCAGAAAACAACTTGTTTCCGCCACATAATGTGATCGGAACGAATGGTCGTGATCTATATGGTTCCTTGCAAGAGATTTATAAGGAACACCAAACGCAAGCCAACGTGTATTGGATCGATAAGCGCCACTATTCAGCATTCAGCGGTACAGATCTCGATATTCGTTTGCGTGAACGTGGGATTACTGAGCTATATTTAACAGGCGTTTGTACAGACATTTGTGTCTTGCATACAGCGGTCGATGCGTATAACTTAGGCTATCAATTATTTATTTATGAAGATGCAGTTGCTAGTTTTGATCCAATCGGACATGACTGGGCGTTGAAGCATTTTCAAACAGCGCTTGGTGCTGAGATTATTAAGGGATAA